The nucleotide window AGAAGCTTTGAAATATCAGTACCAAGAACTTACTATTGAAAATGCAATATTACCAAAACGCTTTACACCCAGGGCTTCTTCTCAGGATATTTATGTCATTGGCGGTTGGTCAAATGGTCAAAAATTGAGCACTGTCCAATGTTTTAGTGTAGATACCTTAAAATGGACAACAGTTAGTAACATGAATGTTGCACACGTGTCAAAAGAAGATTACTTCCGTGTCATAGTGTCCAATGAAGAGTTGTACACAATTTGTTATGATAAAGTTATGAAGTATGATCCAGTTGAAAACTTGTGGCAAAATTTTGCTGCTGGTCcagaaattcagtgcaaatgGGCTGGGGTGTGCGAATTTAATGGTGAATTTTACGTTATAGGTGGAAATAGTTTGCAGACCAGCAAGAGATTTTGTACTGAAGCTCGTGAATGGAAATTCCTGCCATTAATGAATACAGCCAGGTCTGGGTTTTGTTTTAAGTATAtagaataatattttttacatggcttagtttattttcaaatttatgtGGGCAAAAAAGACGTTTAAGTAAATAGCTTTGGAAAATTATTCTGCTTTTGTGTGTTGTAGGTATTATCCTGGTGTAGCTGTAATGAATGATAAAATCTATGTCATTGGAGGACTAGACAACAGGTGGTACCCAGTAAAGCTTTGTGAATGCTACAATCCCTTAACAAATACTTGGGAAGATATTGCCAGAATGCGAACTCCACGGTGGAGTCTTGGTGTTGCTGTCTTGAACAACAAACTTTATGCTATTGGTGGAAGCCATAATGTAGAACAGTTTGCAAATACTGTTGAAGTCTATGACCCTGTTTTAGATTCCTGGGGTCGATCGACAGCGCCAATGAATTATGGCCGAAGATGCTTAGGAGTCGCTGTGGTAAATAACTTGATTTATGTTGTTGGTGGAAGAGTGGCAAACACGATAGAATGTTACAATGAAGAAGAGAATGAATGGAAGGTTATAGGTTCTGTGCAAACCTGTTGTAATTTTGGATGTGTTGCCCTAAGAATATTATAACTTGATTGTTCAgggttttttttagttttcattTTGTTGTCCTTGTGATGTATATATACTTGTGGTGTTTATACAATGAGTTCAAATCTAGAAGAATTTTGCAATTACTTTGTTACATTCCTAATGGGATTAATACAAATTAATCTTTTTacaaaagaacaaatgaatggttgacatcaaagaaaatttaattaagAAGTCTTGTTAAGTCTTTAAAAAAGAACTAATGTCTTTTCCATAATTACAGCACTGCATTGATTCAATCTCCTGTGTCCTGCAAGCTGAAATTTTGTGTTTGcgtatattaaaattaaattatttccatatatctataaaatatatgtatattagAATTACAGTATGCAATTATGAACATAGTATTTTTCTAGGGTGtgtatttacaaattttattttattgtaatttttagGCAGATACTGTGGTCGTGTAATAAGTTTGACAAAAGAAATTCAATTGATGTTTAATTGCTTttctttgttgatttttttacaaaattttgtgaaatcAATGCTTTATTAAATGCAAGTTAATTATGTAATCAGGAACTATTTCATTAGATGTCATCAGTAATAGGCGTTGCGGTGACGATGCCTTGtgatttttaaaaagacaatcTCCATTACATTACATTCTTGTTCTCGTTGTGAGACGAAATTAAACCAATTAAATTTAAACACAGTTTCCTTTTTCAAATTTCACTTTCGCATGATATCTGCTGAATCATATAGTCACAAATATCTGTTCTTTCCTGTTTCCTGTCTGCTAAAAATAAGCTGTGATTTCCCAGGAAATAAATCGAaagtaaaatatttacatttatgacaagaattttaaagttatttcaaacatgaAGGAAAACTTTCCTTTATATGGAACTGAGTCATTTATTTAGCTTGATGTTTGAATAACATTTGACAGGATAGCATTTGCAGTTTTACGTTATAAATAGGTGTATGTCGTGTCCATCATGTGATGTGTGTCttaatatttaatataaacAGGTGTGCTGCATTAAGAATTACTTtcggacacaattttttttttagagaaaaaattttattaaagtcAAACAATGTATGGGTATATGATTTATTTAACGAAATTTCACAAGTAATGATTATAGgatatgacacaaaaagaaggctAGAAGCATTTATATTGTACATATTTTCATTCAAGATCAAAAAAGGATTttcaggatccaactttatagatagagcctcagccaaatgtgaaaataacgaaaataataagtttaaaaactgcagtttttattgattttctgattacTCTATATATAATTTTCAAACATTGGTCCTTTtttatgtatgtttttttatgtataattTCTATGTACTggtcgtttttttaaaaattagaaaaaacaaaattttcggacaaagaAACTTTCGGCAGACACAAATTTCGGACGGAAAAATTTTCGGATAAGAAAAATCCAAAGTTTTTCCGCGAATTTAAGTTTTCGCAAATAGTTTCGAAGATTTTTAGCAGGTGCTCTTGtgccaaaaaataaaatcgaaaGAGATATAACCAAaggcaaaataaacaaaaatattttgcagtTTGTTTCTGCCCAATCATATTTTGCTATGTATTGCAAGTTTCACCACATAGATAATTCGCTAAATACTCGTCCAGTTGATTTGGTGGATATTATACACCAACTAAAAGTCGTTATTAATTCGAAGTTTAACAAAAACCACCTCAATATCATCTGGACAGTTCTGTAAGGACAACCATGGGACTACCTATAACAACACTACCATTTTGATCACTACGAAAGGAATTGTGATAACATTCCATCTTGAAACCAGCCTTGGTATACTGtctaatttagtttttaaaaatcaggaGTTTGTCAATCGATGTAACGCTGCAATGGTAAGCTCTTATTTCGAAAGTAATTAATGTTTAAATGAccaaataaaactttattttcgtGTCTAGACCGAAGAGATCCTAATGTGTTTGTACTGTCGACGTAagtattcatttaaaatttaatcagATTAAAATAGTAAGTTCCTTGAAAATACTTGACTTCCATTTTTGTTTAGGTGCAATTTGCTTCTGTTTTCATTCAGGTGCAATTTGCTTCTGTTTTCATTCAGGTGCAATTTGCTTCTGTTTTCATTCAGGTGCAATTTGCTTCTGTTTTCATTCAGGCGCAATTTGCTTCTGTTCTTATTCACGTGTAATTTGCTTCTGTTTTCATTCAGGTGCAATTTGCTTCTGTTTTCATTCAGGTGCAATTTGCTTCTGTTTTCATTCAGGTGCAATTTGCTTCTATTTTCATTCAGGCGTAATTTGCTTCTGTTTTCATTCAGGCGTAATTTGCTTCT belongs to Hydractinia symbiolongicarpus strain clone_291-10 chromosome 1, HSymV2.1, whole genome shotgun sequence and includes:
- the LOC130644304 gene encoding kelch-like protein 20, which encodes MDEHDSLFINDSSHIFNVCEVLNIFRESGELCDVVLYTDEGMKLPAHKVVLSACSPYFRAMFTTNFIEAREPVIYLKHTDGYALRDMIDYFYSGKLTVNCYNVEEIIKLANVLQLKDLIEKCEVYLRRNMSPKNSLGLQAFAHQYSLKKLKEHAKRYSCWNFNDVKNEEEFLLLPLSCLKELIADDSLRAPSEDYIFEAVMKWILYDFNNRKSNLQQLLPHVRFPLMSPNYIRKSNIVQTLLDNFTIGASYIEEALKYQYQELTIENAILPKRFTPRASSQDIYVIGGWSNGQKLSTVQCFSVDTLKWTTVSNMNVAHVSKEDYFRVIVSNEELYTICYDKVMKYDPVENLWQNFAAGPEIQCKWAGVCEFNGEFYVIGGNSLQTSKRFCTEAREWKFLPLMNTARYYPGVAVMNDKIYVIGGLDNRWYPVKLCECYNPLTNTWEDIARMRTPRWSLGVAVLNNKLYAIGGSHNVEQFANTVEVYDPVLDSWGRSTAPMNYGRRCLGVAVVNNLIYVVGGRVANTIECYNEEENEWKVIGSVQTCCNFGCVALRIL